One Mya arenaria isolate MELC-2E11 chromosome 7, ASM2691426v1 genomic window carries:
- the LOC128240232 gene encoding perlucin-like protein yields MWTSIIVGATLVAQVFCACTDGWTSHGSSCYKFATDIENWSSARLFCKWHSSDLIVIETESEQRWFHKQALTFNHTDVDQGFWLGGTNWERDAHWIWESTGAELTYQTRGTQQPNNQNGTEHCLSAVKYFDYAWNDAPCDRQIQYVCEKSSTSGDGIVG; encoded by the exons ATGTGGACGTCTATAATTGTTGGCGCTACTTTGGTAGCTCAAG TTTTCTGCGCCTGTACCGATGGTTGGACTTCACATGGTTCAAGTTGTTATAAATTTGCAACGGACATAGAAAACTGGTCATCCGCTAGG CTATTCTGCAAGTGGCACTCGAGCGACCTGATTGTTATAGAAACAGAGAGTGAACAGCGTTGGTTCCATAAGCAAGCCTTAACATTCAACC ACACGGATGTTGACCAGGGATTCTGGCTCGGCGGGACTAACTGGGAACGAGATGCGCACTGG ATCTGGGAGAGCACTGGTGCCGAGTTGACCTACCAGACACGGGGCACCCAGCAGCCGAACAACCAAAACGGGACTGAGCACTGTCTTTCGGCCGTCAAGTACTTCGACTACGCATGGAACGACGCGCCTTGCGATAggcaaatacaatatgtatgcGAAAAGAG CAGTACCTCTGGCGACGGCATTGTCGGATGA